A segment of the Pelodiscus sinensis isolate JC-2024 chromosome 28, ASM4963464v1, whole genome shotgun sequence genome:
ctttgctcacgaatgcttatgctccaacacttcagttagtctctaaggtgccacaggactgctcgccatttttaatatacatgctactGGTATAAGGATTGAATTGTTAATAAATTAACGTTTCAGTTGTTTATTTTCATACATTCTTTTGGTTTTATGATGACCCTGTGAATGAGAGGTTAgacacaggggaggggctggggcctctaaactcaaagtggcccaGGCCTCTTATTCTCTGAGAGCACCTGCCTGCCCAGAACCACCCTGGAGAGGCTTGAGCGTGAATGCAGCATGTCTGAGCGTTCAACTTGGGTgtcctcgggctgctcctggggccccTGCGGAGAACCCGGAGCTTGTAGCCAACAAACCTGCAGCTGGCGGGATCAAAGTGGAGTGTTGGGGCATCTGTACAGAGGAGTCAGAAAACTTACCCCGTGTGATCGCTAGAGCCGCTGTCTGTCCTTGGCCCCGCTGGCCGTGTGTCTGTCCACCCAAGCCTGCAGCCGCCCGCCCCTCTGTCCTGCCGTGCCGCGCTGTCCGTGTGTGCCGGGATCTGGCTctccgcccgcccgcccgtgTCTGTCTGTGTCCGCCTGTCCGCCCGTGTCTGTCTGTGTCCGTCTGTCCGCCCGCCCGCCCGTGTCTGTCTGTGTCCGTCTGTCCGCCCGCCCGCACGTGTCTGTCTGTGTCCGCCTGTCCGCCCGCCCGCACGTGTCTGTCTGTGTCCGTCTGTCCGCCCGCCCGCACGTGTCTGTCTGTGTCCGTCTGTCCGCCCGCCCGCACGTGTCTGTCTGTGTCCGTCTGTCCGcccgtccatccatctgtccgcCCAcccctgtgtccgtctgtccgcCCGCCCCTGTGTCCGCCTGTCCGCCCGCCCGCACGTGTCTGTCTGTGTCCGTCTGTCCGcccgtccatccatctgtccgcCCGcccctgtgtccgtctgtccgcccgcccgcccgcccgcccgtgtCTGTCcgtgtccgtctgtccgtccacaCGCGCCTCCATCCCTccggccggccccgggcgctctTGCCCGGCCTTGCGGGTCCCCGGGggccgcgggggggcggggcgtggcgggggaggggaggagtctgGCCGGGCGACTCCACCCCTTTGAGCCGCTGCAGGAGGTGGGGTCATGAATATGCATGAGGAGGCGCCCGGCCGCCACGCGGAGCGTGCTGACGTCAGCGCCTCGGCGGGAGCGGCGCGCGGGCGGGATGGcggcggggccggcgctgcgcgAGCTGGACTCGGACGGGAGCAGCGAGGAGCTGGTGCTGACCCCCGCGCAGCTCCTCGGCGGCCTCGAgcaggtgggcggggccagccggctgggggcggggccagccggcTGGGTCCTCTcccggctggggggagggggggggcagattcccggCTCTTCtcccggctgggggggcagattcccgggttctctcccggctggggggaggaggggggggcagattcccggCTCCTCtcccggctgggggggcagattccCGGGTTCTCTCCCGGCTGGGGGGACAGATTCCCGGGTTCTCtcccggctgggggggcagattcccgggttctctcccggctgggggggcagattcccgggttctctcccggctgggggggcagattcccgggttctctcccggctgggggggcagattccCGGGTTCTCTCCCGGCTGGGGGGACAGATTCCCGGGTTCTCtcccggctgggggggcagattcccgggttctctcccggctgggggggcagattcccgggttctctcccggctgggggggcagattcccgggttctctcccggctgggggggcagattcccgggttctctcccggctggggggagggggggcagattcccggctcctctcccagctgggggggcagattcccagctcctctcccagctgggggggcagattcccgggttctctcccggctggggggagggggggcagattcccggctcctctcccagctgggggggcagattcccagctcctcccccggctggggggaggggggggcagattcccggctcctcccccggctggggggagggggggcagattcccgggttctctcccggctggggggaggggggggcagattcccggGTCCTCTCCCGGCTGGGGGGTGacgggggggcaggcgggtggtgggtcagggcagggggctggctgtcAGGTCGGCTTGTGGCTCACCGCCCTGCTGTGCTCTCAGGCCTGGCTGAATGAGAAGTTTGCCCCGGAGCTACTGGAGAGCAAGTCTGAAATCGTGGAATGTGTCATGGAGCAGCTGGACCACATGGTGCGTgtccaggggcacagagggggccgtggtTGGGAATGGCTGGGCGGAGTCGGGCCGGCTTTACCGAACTCCCCACTGCGGGCATGGCAGCATGTGGGGCTCTGTGCCGAAGCACCCGCCCGTGCTCCTCCAGCCATCCCTCTCCCCAGTACCCCCACACGACGGGGGTAGTTGCGAGCATCCCTGCGCTCTGCCCAAGTGCTGTTGGTTTGGCGTGGATGTGTTGCGAGCTCCCCATGCTCCTGGCACTTTGCTGTCAGTCACAGAGGCTAGTAGCTGTCCGCTCATCTGCCATTCTGTAAGCCCTGTAGCATGATGCCAGCCAGCGGGGGCTGCACCGCTTACCATCTCCTGGCTCTTTGTTCAACTGTGCGCTCCAGAGGGGCGTAAACCTCCTGCTTCAGACAGACTTGCAGGTGCCTGGATGACAAAATTGGCCATTACTTTCCAAAACCCACATATGCTGCAAAATCTGGCGTCAGGTTTTTGGATTCCCTTCCCCAGGTGGCAGAGAGAGATGGTAACCTGCGTGCATGGTGCCCGGGCTCTATCTGCAAGAGGCAGCTGCAATCTGGCtcttcccccacagctctgcaGACATTGGCCTCTCTGCCATTAACTGTTGAGCGTGTGTACAGTCTGACTTCCCCCAATGTGCCCCTTTGGCAGGAGTCAAATCTGAAACGAGCCAAGCACGGAGATCTGAAGGTCAGCATCCACCGCATGGAGATTGAGAGAATCCGCTATGTCCTCAGCAGTTACTTGCGCTGCAGGCTTGCAAAGGTAACACCTTGCTGTGCTATGTGTGGGACATGACTCCCGGGAGTGGCTGAAGGCATCGTATTCTGAAAGCAGATTGCTTTGGCGCAGGACTCTGAGTCACAGACCCTTGACATGTTTGGTTAGACTAGAGTGACCATAAGGTTCACCTGAGGAATTCATTCCTCATTGGTGCCAAGCACAGCACCTTGTTCTGGGGAGAGGGTATCtcagagacggggggggggggggggggagtgtcacaGTGCACATGCGGTGAGCATGTTCCTCGACCTAGGTAAGGTCAGGACAGGGTCCTGGAAATGCCATAGTTATCCTGCCTCTCCAGCACAGACAGCCCTGTACAGGTCAGGAGCTGCCTATAACAGGACTCTGTTTCAATCCCAGCTGACGCTTCTTTGGGGATTTTCTTCTCCTGGCAGATCGAGAAGTTTTTTCCCCATATCCTGGAGAAGGAGAAGTCCCGAGCAGAAGGAGAGCCTTCCATTCTCTCTCCAGAGGAGTTTGCCTTTGCTAAAGAGTGAGTGGAtgtggaaggagggctggacagTGGGGTGAGCAAAGTCTTGGTCTACTTTGCAGGCTAGGCCTGGAGACCTGGGATTGTATACATTCTGGATCTTCCTTTCTGCTGCACAGGCTGCATGTAGATCCTCCCTGTCCTCTACTGACCAGCTAACACCTTCCTTGTTCTCTGTTGGGCCTGCAGTGAAGCTGGCAGTTTGGCCCTGAGTGTTCCTGACACCCTGGGAAGGAGTTGAAAAAAGAGCCCCACTCAGCCTCCATCAATCTTGGTGTCTAACCAGCTGCCTCTTTCCCTGTGCAAGGCAGAGTGGTGAAAGGAGCCACTTCCTGCTGCAGAGCTTCCTCTCCTGGCTCCGGGCCACCCTCTGTTGGCAGTTTGTGGCCAAGCCATTGGCCCGGGCAGTCTCGCTTCAGCCACCTGCTAAGCTGTGCTAGAAaagctccctctgctgcctgagCTCCTGccggttggaagagacctcactgCCTTTTGTCATCTTCACCTGGAGATAGGCTGTACCCTGGGGCACCGAAGGATTTGCCCTGGAGCAGCAGGCTAAGAactgctgggtcagaccaaagtgtcctgtcttctgccagtggccaatgccaggtgccccagagggagtgaaccaagcAGGGAATCATtcagtgatccctcctgtcgcccattcccaaccCTGACAAACAtgccagggacaccatctctgcccatcctggctaatagccattgatggacctatcctccatgattgtatctaattcttttttgaaccctgttacagtcttggtcttgacagcatcctctggcaaggagttccacaggctgtctctgcattatgtgaagaaagACTTCCTTTTGGTCTTATGACGGCAGCTGGAGTCAGCTGTGACCCAGCAGGTTTTGCCAAGATCTCACTGACAGTAAGGTCTGTTTCAGGTACATGGCGAACACAGAAACCTACCTGAAAAACATGGCCCTGAAACACATGCCTCCCAACCTGCAGAAGGTTGATCTCCTGAGACTGGGTAAGAGAAAcctggctgcagcaccaggcatGAGGATTCTAGCACCAGCTCCCTGGGGGCTCACCCTGCATGAGCCTTGAAGTCCTCGACAGCTTGCAGCGAGTGCTTGAAAGACGCTGGTGTCTGAGCTTAGCCCTCTCCATGCTGCTGGTCCTTTAGAAGGTGGTGGGCTTATGTTCGCATGGTTCTTTCCTAGAATGCCCTATGGGTGACAAGGGGGCTCCCGAGGCTGCTCTCACTGGTCTGTGTTCTGGCTCTCCTTCCGTCTCAAGTGCGTGTTGGCTGGTGTGTTGGGGGTCAGCTGGTTGCCTGTGATGTCCACGCTGCTGGTGCTGCTGACCCACATTGCTCTGTGTCCCCAAGTATGAAGGGCTCGAAGAGGAGCAGACTGTTCACAGGAGTGGCTTGTGGTGCATGGTGCTCAGTCTTTTGTTCCAGCTGTCAGGGCTCTGAGTGCGTCACTTTCCTTGCAGTTCCCAAACCCAACCTGGATGCCTTCGTATtcctgagggtgcaggagaggcaagAAAACATCTTGGTGGAGCCAGAGACAGATGAGCAGAGGTAGGTGGCCTGTTGCTTTGCTGTGCCCTGAGATGCACATGCCTTAGAAATGCCACCCTCCCTGTACACCGCGCAGCTTCCTGCTGGGAAGAGCGAAGGGGCGTCGTCAGCTGTGGGGAGAGCAGCACCCCTCCGACTGGCCAGATCCAGTCATGTGGCCATTGCAGGAGACTGCAccacctctctcctccctggTGTGTTTCCATTCAGTGCTGTGCTTGGCttgctgctgcccttccccctcaccctgtctgtctctctctctctctctctctccccccccccccccttcagggaATATGTGATCGACCTGGAGGAGGGCTCGCAGCATCTGATCCGATACAAAACCATCGccccgctggtggcctctggagCAGTTCAGCTCATTTAAAACGTCACAAGACTtaaagggggcagggaaggccagGGCCACCTGAGAGCACTGCCCTGCCGGTCGGCGTGTGGACGCACAACGGCTGTGGACAGTTACGaatgcccatcctgcccccccgcctgggcCCAGCAGCTCCATGTTCCTGTGTGCATGTAGCCTGGGGATAgaaaggcacagagccagagagagGTGCCATCAGCGAGGGCCCCTGTCTGGGGCATGCGgatgctgctgctggaggaaagGCCGCTCTTCCGCCTCTACAAAGCTGCTGCTCTGGTGTGGAACCAGCAGGTGGCGCCGCCCCCATGCATACACTCTGGATATTGCGGCCAGGTGGCAGCCCACACACAGTCAGGCGAGATGAGTTGGCGCGAGGGCTAGTGTGAGCAGTTGCCTTACAAAGACAGCTGCCAAACTCTCCAAGTCTGCTTTCTAGGGCCACTGCCGCCGCCCACGACCCTGACCAGGCCTCCTGTGCAGCTCAGTTAGGAGAGACCCTTTCATGTTGTGTGGGGAGGGGATTAGACAAGGGATGGGGGCTTGTGTGGGTTTGCAGCAGGTGCCAGCTCCAAAGGACCTGGGTGGGGCTGAGCGTGTTTGGAACCTGGAGGAGCTCTTACTGGCAAGTAGAAGAATCCGCCCGACCGGGCTCAAATAAACCAGCCACGTATCTCTGGCTCTAGCTCGATGAGGAGGTGGTGTCTGCATCCCTGACAGCAAAGCTGTATTCCTGGGGCCCGTCAAACAATCCCCGCTCTTCCTGAGAGCTGGCAGCGAGGTCTGTGCATGAGACACTCAGCCTTTCCCCGGGGAGCGCTCTGGTACCTCTTGCGTATAGCGCACAGCCCGGGGCACCAGTGCTTACCATGTTCTGATGGAAGCGGGGTGCCTGTCGTGCTGTGGGAGCAGCAGCTCTGCTAAGGTGGTGTTTAAAATGCATCCTGGCTTGACTAAAGGTTTTTGGGCCAGGTGTGAGACCCCTTGTGACCTGCTGACCTCCACTTTAAGCACTTCTCAGCCCCCTCCCATATTGGAGTGATCCATTCACCCAAAAagcactggctgcgtctagactggcatgattttgcagaaatacttttaacggaaaagtttttctgttaaaagtatttccgcaaaagcgtgtctagattggcaagtgcctttgcgcaaaagattcgcttttgtgcaaaagcatctgcggccagtctagacgcgattttgtgcaagaaagccccgatcgccattttagccatcggggcttttttgcgcaaaacagttcttccctgtctacactggccctcttgcgtgagtattcttgcgcaagagagctttttcccgagcaggagcgtgtAAGTATTTGTGGAAGTAGCACTgatttttgtacattacaaagtcagtgttcttgcacaaattcgagtggccagtgtagacagctggcaagtttttgtgcaaaagcaaatgcttttgtgcaaaatcttgccagtctaggtgCACCCACTGTGTATTCATTCCCACTGCAGGTAGTGGAGAGGTGGGAGAGGCCctgttggggtggggagcaatCGCTGAATGTTCCAAACATGCAAAGTGCCAGGTTACCTCTGCACAAATGGGGAAGGGCTGCTGAGGATGAAAGGAAACTGACTTAGCACCTCGTTCGGTGAATGGGGTGCTGTACTGGAGATTGCTCCCTGCAAGGCAGACAGCAGCCTGGGAAGTGGCCACAGTTACACCCCTATACTGTAGTGATGCCTGTGGCTACAGGCTTGTCTACATTTCACGTGCTGTGACAGACGAAGCATGGCCCTGTGGTAGTAGCTGAGCAGTGGGGTTTGGGCCAGAACCTCCATCACTTCTGCAGGTTTCAGGGTCTCTAAGAGCCTGGTCTAGGTGAGATTTATGGCCCAGCTCCCCGAGCCATCTCCCTCCATGGAGAGACCATGTGCTGCACCAGTGTTCGAAGAAATACCATTAACAGAGGACTTAGTGGC
Coding sequences within it:
- the GINS4 gene encoding DNA replication complex GINS protein SLD5 isoform X1, whose amino-acid sequence is MAAGPALRELDSDGSSEELVLTPAQLLGGLEQAWLNEKFAPELLESKSEIVECVMEQLDHMESNLKRAKHGDLKVSIHRMEIERIRYVLSSYLRCRLAKIEKFFPHILEKEKSRAEGEPSILSPEEFAFAKEYMANTETYLKNMALKHMPPNLQKVDLLRLVPKPNLDAFVFLRVQERQENILVEPETDEQREYVIDLEEGSQHLIRYKTIAPLVASGAVQLI
- the GINS4 gene encoding DNA replication complex GINS protein SLD5 isoform X2 is translated as MAAGPALRELDSDGSSEELVLTPAQLLGGLEQESNLKRAKHGDLKVSIHRMEIERIRYVLSSYLRCRLAKIEKFFPHILEKEKSRAEGEPSILSPEEFAFAKEYMANTETYLKNMALKHMPPNLQKVDLLRLVPKPNLDAFVFLRVQERQENILVEPETDEQREYVIDLEEGSQHLIRYKTIAPLVASGAVQLI